The Candidatus Krumholzibacteriia bacterium genomic sequence AGCACTGAGCGCGCTCGACGAGAGAGCCCGTCGCAGTCGGTCCGAGGACGAAGTGCGCCGCGACGAGACCCGCAGCTTCCTCGCCGAATACGAGACGCGCGCGCCCGACCTGCGCGAGCGCATCACCTCGCACGAGCGGGCGCTGCAGCGGGCCCGTGAGCACCGGGCGGCGGTCGAGCTCGCCCGCGACACCCTCGCTCGTCTCGGGCAGCAGACGCACCGGCTGTGGGCCGCGTCGATCCAGCGGACCACGGGAGACTTCCTCCGCCGGATGGGCAGTGAGGTCGACGAGGTGCGCTTCGACGAGAACCTGGGCCTGAGGATCCGGCAACACGATCGCGTGTTCACGGGGCACGAGGCGGCGCGTATCCTCTCGGCGGGAGCGCTCGACGCGGTGTTCCTGGCCGCGCGGTTCGCCGTGGCCCGGTTCCTGGGGGGCGATCGAGACCCTCTACCCCTGGTCCTGGACGATCCGCTCGCGAACGCCGACGATCGGCGTCTGCTCGACACCTTGCGTCTGCTGATCGAAGCGGTCGCTCCCCAGCAGCAGGTGCTGCTCATGGCCTGCCAGCGCTCGCGTTACGAATGGGCGGCGTCGCGACTCGAGCGACCCGATTCCCTGCGCGCGCTCGAACTCTCCACCGACGGCGTTCCACGCTGAGCCGGTGTGCCCCGCGATCCCGGAGGTCGTTCCGTGTCTCTTCTCGTCTCCCATTCCAGTGAACACCTCGGCCGCCTCCACGACGATTCTGCCCGGATCGTCGCCGATCCCGCCGTCCTGGAGGCCGCACGGAGCATCCGCGAGCGTCGTGGTCTCGGTCACGACATGCTCGGGTGGCTCGATCTGCCTTCTCGCCGCGACGACCTGCCACGCCTGACGGACACCGCGGCGCGTCTGCGCGAGGAGATCGACACGCTCGTCGTGATCGGCATCGGTGGCAGCTACCTCGGAGCGCGCGCCGTGCTCGAGGCCACGGCATGGCGCCGCACCGACGACCCCGGTCCGCGCGTGTTCTTCGCCGGCCACCATCTCGAGGCGCACGAACTCGGGGCCCTGCTGCGAGCACTCGAGGGCCGCGAGGTCGCGGTGAACGTCATCAGCAAGAGCGGGACGACCACCGAGCCGGCCATCGCCTTCCGGCTCCTGCGCAAGTACCTCGAAGACACCTACGGCCCGGAGAAGGCCGCACGCCGGATCGTGGCCACCACCGACGCCGATCGCGGAGCCCTGCGCACCCTGGCCGAGCAGAAGGACTACACGACCTTCGCCGTTCCCGACGACGTCGGCGGGCGCTTCTCGGTGCTGTCGCCGGTGGGGCTGGTGCCGCTCGCGGTGGCCGGATGTGACGTCGAGGCGTTGCTCGACGGCGCGGGAGCGGAGCTCGTCCGCTGCCTCGAGGGCGACGCCACCGACGTCCCGGCGGTGCGCTACGCCGCGCTGCGTCACGCGGCCTACCTGCAGGGCACGGCGATCGAGGTCCTGGCGTCGTTCTTCCCCTCGCTCCACCAGGTGTCCGAGTGGTGGAAGCAGCTGTTCGGCGAGAGCGAGGGCAAGCAGGGCCGGGGTCTCTTCCCCGCGTCGGTCGACTACACCACCGACCTCCATTCCATGGGCCAGTACCTGCAGGACGGTCGACGTCTGTTGCTCGAGACCTTCCTCGACGTGGCCGATCCGCCCGCGGGCCCGGTGATCCCCAGCGACAGCGACGACCTCGACGGTCTGGAGTACCTGGCGGGTCGCGGTGTGGCCGAGGTGAATCGTGAGGCACTGCCCGCGGTGGCCGAAGCGCACGCGAGCGGCGGCGTGCCCTCGCAGGTGGTGACGCTTCCCGACCTCGGGGAGTCGAGCCTCGGAAGCCTGCTGGCCTTCTTCGAGTTCTCGGTCGCGGTGAGCGGGCGTCTGCTCGGTGTGCACCCCTTCGACCAGCCCGGCGTGGAAGCCTACAAGACGAACCTCTTCCGCCGCCTGGGCAAGCCCGGTTTCGCGGACTGACGCTCCGGCCGGTTGGCCGGGATCCTGCCTGGGGAACGATCGATTCCGTGGTCCGCCACGGGAGGTCTTCGCTCCGTCACCGCCCGGGACCGCTTCCGGGCGGTGAGGGTGTCCGGTTCTGCAAACCGCTGGCAGGGAAACACTTGGCTCCAGAGATCCCTCAGGTGGACAACTCGACGGCGTCGCCCGCGGCGCGGCGGGTGCGGCCGGTCCGGCTCGGCGGAATCTGCCTCGCCGCCCTGTGGAGTCTGCCGGCCGTGATCGCCGTGCGGAGCGGATCGACGCCGGATCCCGCTCTGTTGGCCGTCGCCGGCGTGGCGTCGCTCGTCGTGGCGGGTCTCGCGCTCGGCTGGAAGCGGTCCGCGGAGACGGGCCGCGCCGCCGAGTTCCGCGTGGCCGCCCTCTCCCGTGAACTCGCCGCGGCCCGCGATGCGGCGCGGCTGTCCGACGAGCGCCTGGCCGAACGCAGTCAGGAGCTTTCGACCGAACTCCTCCGGGCCCGCCGGGAGCTCGAACGCTTCGAGCGGCAGGACCGTCGCAAGACCGACCTGCTCGGAT encodes the following:
- a CDS encoding glucose-6-phosphate isomerase, whose product is MSLLVSHSSEHLGRLHDDSARIVADPAVLEAARSIRERRGLGHDMLGWLDLPSRRDDLPRLTDTAARLREEIDTLVVIGIGGSYLGARAVLEATAWRRTDDPGPRVFFAGHHLEAHELGALLRALEGREVAVNVISKSGTTTEPAIAFRLLRKYLEDTYGPEKAARRIVATTDADRGALRTLAEQKDYTTFAVPDDVGGRFSVLSPVGLVPLAVAGCDVEALLDGAGAELVRCLEGDATDVPAVRYAALRHAAYLQGTAIEVLASFFPSLHQVSEWWKQLFGESEGKQGRGLFPASVDYTTDLHSMGQYLQDGRRLLLETFLDVADPPAGPVIPSDSDDLDGLEYLAGRGVAEVNREALPAVAEAHASGGVPSQVVTLPDLGESSLGSLLAFFEFSVAVSGRLLGVHPFDQPGVEAYKTNLFRRLGKPGFAD